TGCTGCAGGAAGGAGTCGAGCACCCGGCCGGCGTTCTCCTGCATGCGCCGGGATTCCTCTGCGGCGGGCTGCGTGCTTTTGGGGCCGTGCAGCCGTTCGCTCAGATAGAGCAGGGCTGCCAGGACTTCCGAGAGTTCGGTGTTTCCCTCGGCGCGCTGCCGCAACAGCCTCATGTGGGCAGCCTGCAGGGCCGGCCCCGGGGCGCACCCCAGATCGCGGTCGAACAGCCGGCGGCAGCGCTCATATGCGGCCAGTCCCTCCACGGGGAGACCCGCCTGCTCGTATCCCGTGACCAGGATGGTCCATGCACGTTCGTTGAGCGGCTCCGAACGGATCGCGGTCTGTGCCAGCGAAACAGCGAGTTCGGGTTTGTCCAGAAATGCTGCGGTTTCTGCGGCGAGAATCTGGGCGTCGACTTTCGCGGCTGCGTGGCGGGCCCGGGCCTCCTCCGCCCACTCGGCCACCAGCTCAAAACCCAGCAGCGGCTCTGCGGCCAGCTCCAAGGCCTGCAGCGAGAGCATGTGAGCCTCCGCAGGCGGGGACTGCCGGGCCGTGCGGATCAGCTCGTGAAACTCTGACAGGTCGAGTTCCACCAGCTGTGGATCAAGGACGTAGCCGGCGTTCGCGGTGCGAAGCGGACCCGATTTGGTGTTGCCGGGCTGGATCGCCCGGCGCAGGCCGCTGACATAGCTCTCGAGAGTCGCGACGGCGCCGTCGCTGGCATGCGGTCCCCATAGCATCTCCACGAGACGCGTCTTCGAAACAGGTGTCCCGAGGTTCAACAGGAGAATTTCCAGAATGTGCCGCGGCTTGCAGCCTCCCAGGTCCGCAGCCCTGAGCACTGCCCCATTTCGCCGGACCTCGAATGTTCCGAATAGCCGAACCGAAATTCCCGGTGCGGGAACGCTCAAATTGTCCACTTTGATCCCCTCCCCAGGTATCACTAAATTGCTCCTCGAAGAGCCGAAAGGAATTACAGGAAAGGTACGCTGAGACTCACTTCCA
This DNA window, taken from Pseudarthrobacter sp. ATCC 49987, encodes the following:
- a CDS encoding AfsR/SARP family transcriptional regulator encodes the protein MIPGEGIKVDNLSVPAPGISVRLFGTFEVRRNGAVLRAADLGGCKPRHILEILLLNLGTPVSKTRLVEMLWGPHASDGAVATLESYVSGLRRAIQPGNTKSGPLRTANAGYVLDPQLVELDLSEFHELIRTARQSPPAEAHMLSLQALELAAEPLLGFELVAEWAEEARARHAAAKVDAQILAAETAAFLDKPELAVSLAQTAIRSEPLNERAWTILVTGYEQAGLPVEGLAAYERCRRLFDRDLGCAPGPALQAAHMRLLRQRAEGNTELSEVLAALLYLSERLHGPKSTQPAAEESRRMQENAGRVLDSFLQQALAVAV